The genome window GATCAGATTATGACTGAcctacacagctctattatagggGCTTTAATCAGTTGTGATTGGAGCAGAGTGATTAGAATAACGTCATGCAGCGAGTCACGCATCTATAGGTTTTGTTCATGTGCATAAAACCTTCACATAACTGCCGCTGATTTTAgcatttcactttttcaccgTTTAAAACTTTGTACACTCTACAACACCTCCTATAATGTGCAGACTACTTTGCGGCTCTCAGTGTCGTAAAAAGTGACGTCTCACACTTTCCTTGGCGCAGTCTTACTCCTTGCCGAAAGTAAGAAtagaaagctttataaataacctaTATGTCCTTCTCTGAGGTGAGACTGTCTTTAGTCCTAAATAAACTTTGATTCCTATGagtgattctgagatgcttagtaaatatgggcccagttttattttcttaaagacTATTGACCATTAAATATTCAATGATCATCttttcaaataatataatattcgaTGAGAAGCATTTGGTGCTGATATTCTCAGTTGTTGTGTCTATTTGGAATAAGAAGTATGTATTATTGTAATAGTAATGTATCATTAAGAGATTCACTGTCATTTGTTCAGTGTTGATGCAGCCCTGGATGATGGCTCCCTTGGGAGACTGGTGAATGATGACCATATAAAACCAAACTGCAGAATGAAGACCATCCGTGTGGATGGTAACCCTCATCTTTATTTGCCATAAGAAGCATCTGTCCTGGTGAAGAGATCACATACAATTACGGCGATTCTGAGTGGCCATGGCGATGCAAGGTATGTAGATGTTAGTAAttttgtgcattattttaaaggattggtgtatattaaatgctttaagcaGTTTAACACACTTAACATCTGGTTTCTGccagagaatgtgtcttacagtatgttgctaTAAGTTCAGGAGCAGGATGCTAATTTTTcccttcaaagttttttttttttgcatcttttgTCTATGGAATCATGCTCACTGTGTTATTAGGGATAGTCCATAAGGACGCTAGTTTTTGGGACAGTGTTCTGTATTAGCGTTTATAAATTGGTATCAGGTCTAAAACAGTGCTGATGTGCCTGTTCGCATGCAACATGTTTAGCATTCATTGCGTAAACATTGGCACATGGAGAAACACAATTGCAGCTCAAACTGTGAGCTAAATAGCGATATCCAATATTTAGCATGTCTGTAATGTAAGTTAACTGACTTTTgataaattcaatatttaagtttgcatatacagtagtatagccTGAGTCGACTGATTACAtgaaatagcataaaaatattttagtttgcTTGCTTTATGCccgtaaatatttaaaaccttcaaaactttttttagatGACATCGTCTAAGAATTCACCACCTCCAGAACAAAAAGATACAGCAGAtaaaaaggcatccaaaaagGTGATGTAGAAAAGAGTAAAGTGTTATTCTTACGATTACAGTTACTCTTACAAATGTGTGCACTGTTTATTATATCTGTGCACAGTGTGGacattgtagcgtttttattttctgaatatGCAAACTTTGACTTTATCTTTTGTATACATTGTTTGATATTCTGCTGgataagtgttttttctttctcttagtaaaagtgtttctgaatgtgaaattttatttcttagtgCCCGATAAGCGAGTTGCCATCAGACAGTGCTGCCTGTGAAGAACTGACCGTAGAAACAGACGAGGTAAATTAGTTATTCTGCATTTAAGTAAAGTCGTGTTTGTGAGAACTGTGTTGACGTACAAATTTAGTGCAGTGTTTTACCTTTCTGTAGCTGCATATAACCTGATAATTGTTTTGTTCAGCATTCTACCCATGAATTAAACACCTCATCTCAGTCAGAAGTCAGAGCTGAAGTAGAATTTAATATTCAAACCCTTTGCCTGTAgtagaatatttttctttttcctgaatTTCAGGTTACCCTTGGTATGGCCCAATTGTCCTCAGAGAAGCAGAATTATATTAAGAAGAACGGTGAGGAGAAGGTAATATTGAGAATTACATGATTCAGGAAAATGATTACCTGTAGTCTTTACCTATTGAGCTATAAGTCTAATACCTGGATGTTTTCTATTCTTAATATTTTCAGGTTTATCCTGTCAAAGAGTCGTTGGTTAAAGAGGAGCTGAGCTTTTACTTATTAACACAAGGACTTGAAcaggtatttaaatatttagatgTATTTGTTagacattatttacagtatttgacagtttttattaaaactggaaCAACACATTGTCAGTATAGGTTTTAatactgtgtgaatgtgtttgtataCACCGTTCCACACTGTGCCTAACCCCAGGTTATCATCTTTCTAAACCCTACTTTTAACTTCATGTAAAGGAGTGTTTCACACTTGAAATTAAGGAGTGGGATTATCATCGCATTTTACCTGTTGTtctaaaacactgctctgtagcAGGATCCACACCGCTTTTGAGGGTTAACACCGCATTGTGGTGCCAAACATACAGTGTGGAACAAAGCAGGGGTAGAATGTTATGACTTGATACTTAGCAACATACAACCAATTAGAAAGGCCTTGTGTAGAGTCACAGAAACTGACCAGCGTACACCTCATATCAATAACTCTACACGCTGTGTAAACAACCATATCACCATCTGAGGAAAGTGTGAATACTGAAAGAATACTGTCATAAACACCTAaattggagtaaaaaaaaaaaaaacattgcagaaCTCTTAAAACAGTCGAATTATTATTGGGAAAGTGTTTTGTAGTGTTGATAAAGTTGTGTAAGacataaatctgttttataagGACATCCCCCTGAACATGTTCTAAGAGTATGTCCTGACTGAAGAATCTGTGTGTTGTGAGTTTTACAAAACCCTTGTCTATGAGGACACTAGTTATTATTGGGacagtgtactgtattagtgtttataaaattgtgtatgACTGAAACCAGTTTTAAGAGAACACTGTTTTATTAGGACATCCTCAGAACATGTTCTCAGTGTTTAATCTGACTGAAGAATCTCAGTGTGTTGTTAGTTTTACAAAAACCTTGTTTATGAGGACACTTGTTTTTAACAGGGACACGGGGTGGGAGATGATTCTTTGGGCCaaggaaatgcaaaattttaatttaaaatttatatatagaaaCACAATTGCAGCTTAAACTGTAAGCTGAATAGCGATAGCCAAGATTAAGCATGTCTATGATGTAAGTTAATTGACTGATGTAAGttaattgataaattaaatatttaagtctgtatataCAGTCTGCCTATACAGGAGTATAGCCACTTCTGTGTAAAAGGTAGTAACGAAATAAGATTGCTAAGTCGACTGATCACATGAAATggcatggaaaaaaatgtttgcttgctttatgcctgtaaatattttaaacctttacaaCTGTTTTTAGATGACATCATTTAAGAATTCACCGACACCAGAACAACAGGATACATCAGATAAAAAGGCATCCAAGAAGTTGATGtaagtgacacttttttttttccttttgagtaCAGTTACTTTTGACAGttagtcaagttcttccacaccaaacgtgctcatccatgtctttatggaccttgctttgtgcactcgtgtgcagtcatgttggaacaattaaattcaattttatttaaatagcgcttttaacaattggcattgtcccaaaggaGCTTCACACAATCAGGAACAGGCAGGGGACATCCCTAACCGGTCCCCAAAAAGTTAAAAGGATGaaattgtctaaaatgtctTGCTATGCTTGAGCATTCAGAGTTTTTCACTGGAAATAAAGGGCTGAAACCCCTGAAAAACAAcctcacaccagttccaacatgactgcacaccagtgcacagAGCAagggtccataaagacatacaGAACATCAACAGATGCCTTTAAAAAGCTCTATACTTCAGAGAGTTGATTTCACACACTGCCTTAGTTACACTGATTGAGGCCAAATTTAACAAACCATTAACACTATCATTCACCCAAGATGTACAGTGTCTTCATCAGTTCCTTGAGAAGACTGCAAATATGGCGTTTGGGAAACTCAAAGAAACATCATCTCAGGTCTACATTGATCTTGCCAAAGCAACACTTGCAAGaatgattgtttttaatcataGACATGCTGGCGATGTGTAAAAAATGCTGCAAGTTTTCAGGAAAGGGACAGTACTGCTCTTCATGATTTTGCCCTGGGCCTCAGCAAATTTTAACAGAAACTCTGCAGTCGTTTTAGTCCCTGTTTGATGTTGTGTGCATGTTAAACACATTTTGACATTTCTCATGTCACTTTTACTTTAAGGTGAGATTGTGACAGTGTGAAGCCAGTGGACCTGATGCTGAAGATAACGTTGCTGCTGGTGCCTCTAATCATGTAGGTATGGACTCATCTTAATGTATATCTGTAAATTTTTAACCCATAATTGTATTTAGGGAATAATTACCTATAgactaaatgttttatatagttgaaatgtttacatttatta of Clarias gariepinus isolate MV-2021 ecotype Netherlands chromosome 6, CGAR_prim_01v2, whole genome shotgun sequence contains these proteins:
- the LOC128526293 gene encoding uncharacterized protein LOC128526293 isoform X3, producing MTSSKNSPPPEQKDTADKKASKKCPISELPSDSAACEELTVETDEVTLGMAQLSSEKQNYIKKNGEEKVYPVKESLVKEELSFYLLTQGLEQMTSFKNSPTPEQQDTSDKKASKKLM